A genomic window from Osmerus eperlanus chromosome 5, fOsmEpe2.1, whole genome shotgun sequence includes:
- the tubgcp6 gene encoding gamma-tubulin complex component 6 isoform X3, translating to MDSCSDVSLPSNYNSSSTSITELLGALCDSSLSGVSWKRRALGGISRDAVRRSLRKQAYGALLSKLFLEGPLKRPSSSVSNITSTTPPRNKVLMISFDLRVAGCQDEAERLEDRLDRLAEGPASGLGELNSVLELLVQLAGSAPPPPTSFSRDYMRRERPVLRRPPLGGYQSEELQRLEARAWALVCGEEWGSLGGMCGTLGLMEALPGTGLLALGRRAEVEEKFERETRMSLFGALLHTRTSDLDIRLDLPPVPSNADVTGLAIRVPPYLDQSEDEGFQSASNLTPDSQSEPSPSPELDVWEAIRTFEPGRRRCWECIGCPPGKREAPYLSEGGREAFDQLYRLWEGEMRVVSSATPSPLLPLPLDSQTQLVSDLLNVLIGVASTTFPLNQVCVQFDVRPGVCVSGASPESVSRLLGDLAQYGTHYLRLSRFSLQSAHKKGLVFQAFTGGLRKYLHYYRACVLSTPSTLSLLTFGFLFRKVGRQLRYLSELCCVDGACGVGQATFPVGVKLLSCLYNEAQSNCSNENYLVLLSLLKSSCEPYTRFVSDWVYSGVFRDVYGEFMIQVNEDYLGCRDKHFWVQGYTLISREVEACVPVFLRHIANDVYVCGKTINLLKICCPQHYICGSELPVPRISVTFSLQEVEEIERDCAVYRGRVERIAKHSAISREEQALRTEQARQELINQVRDSAAKTLESIRGRQVSQRLVEEARKRERFEELRQHLEQELEWHSAAKKKEQEDDYSFARELRDREKRLQALEEQLEIRARKELIAQYSHLSEEATRRERRALWRVQRMRLDESRAQFLLQDQLHIEALLKRYPLGQTKPPPESLLPASSAQQEPEPALVWNVPGSGLPLGTPRPPLKPPSATEDPALTSQDTKLTQLLPRPGDSQQVEQALQEIGSDLPEGPTQPQPQPQTQPQSDVDYDFSTPFSPLGGMLEPDQPPAVAPDQPQNRALWGPMIQPDIPLSHPSDSHIPIGENMSDVLERLPRPSPHGQASQSSFPLGQYTPDVPIAAPHKPGLHGHPSQTSLQLADGTETKMIDSCVSCFLPAAEQELTAVTGTAGSVEKASQGPGNKAGKESEQSQLENQTAGALISPEKRHGSGDLRCQSPPSLSIPITTIPAHVSDTCTTVRENASVADYLHTRSINVSHDRVKEGEGVPEVINSQPSLNAHGRPSDARPRGGEFLSAATPPRPPASVHGQISDAHIQIGEYVSDAVTARPSANVHGHSSDGHIKVGENVSDMVVAHPAPNVHGHASDSHIRVGENVSDVSPLLPSPGVHGHASDAHVKVGEFVFDVETQRPRWSEHGHASDSTLQVGCVMSGSEVATSSLPGSTFGHSSDSTLGAGCVVSGSVPLPSPLPGSQYGHSSDSTLGAGCVMSGSVPLPSPLPGSQYGHSSDSTLGAGCVMSGSAPLPSPLPGSQYGHSSDSTLGAGCVMSGSVPLPSPLPGSQYGHSSDSTLGAGCVMSGSAPLPSPLPGSQYGHSSDSALGAGCVVKDPGRQDTQGPKAWASSEQQLLDEGISSWAASFGRPHGAGAEQDYLLSLASQYEVEPYEDCSNLMMLSPECQLLQQVTRGPWGLPMDPSLRRATDTTPVQLSEMVSLPVLMKHSVTTPLITHVSLVNKAVVDYFFVELGVERHFEALRHFLLMEDGEFAQSLSDLLFEKLASGQTPGELLTPLVLNSILSKALQYSLHGDNALAPNFTFALRFLPETFHPHAPDSLNCLELRYKVDWPLNIIVTDSCMNKYNRLFSFLLQLKHMVWSLRDVWFHLKRTALLKGAGRSVQFRQLQLYRHEMQHFVKVIQGYIANQILQVSWSEFKTKMATVNDLDAIHRTHADYLNRAIFRGLLTEKAAPVMNIIHSIFSLILKFRAQLITQPWASQQGEAVHPSFIAMQQSYNTFKYYSHFLFKVVTKLVNRGYQPHLEDFLLRINFNNYYKDS from the exons ATGGACTCCTGCTCTGACGTCTCCCTCCCATCTAATTATAAtagcagcagcaccagcatTACCGAACTGCTGGGTGCATTGTGTGATAGCAGTCTTTCGGGGGTGTCATGGAAACGGCGCGCCCTGGGGGGCATCTCCCGAGATGCAGTCCGACGTTCCCTCAGAAAGCAAGCCTACGGGGCACTACTCTCCAAACTCTTCCTGGAAGGACCCCTGAAAAGGCCCTCCTCGTCAGTATCTAATATTACCTCCACCACGCCGCCCAGAAATAAAGTTCTGATGATCTCCTTCGATCTGCGGGTGGCTGGCTGCCAGGACGAagcagagaggctggaggatcgGCTTGACAGGCTGGCAGAGGGACCCGCGTCAGGACTCGGGGAACTCAACTCGGTGTTGGAACTCCTGGTGCAGCTAGCTGGCTCggcacccccacctcccacctccttcaGCAGAGACTACATGCGTAGGGAGAGGCCCGTGCTCCGCAGGCCTCCCCTGGGGGGCTACCAGAGTGAGGAGCTCCAGAGGCTGGAGGCTCGGGCCTGGGCtctggtgtgtggggaggagtgGGGCTCCCTGGGAGGGATGTGTGGGACTCTGGGGCTGATGGAGGCTCTTCCAGGAACGGGCCTGCTGGCTcttgggaggagggcagaggtggaagagaagtttgagagagagaccaggatgtCGCTGTTTGGGGCGCTTCTGCACACCCGTACCTCCGATCTGGACATCAGACTGGACCTGCCGCCTGTGCCCAGCAATGCTGATGTCACAGGGCTGGCCATACGG GTGCCACCTTATTTGGACCAGTCTGAGGACGAGGGTTTCCAGTCGGCCTCAAACCTGACCCCAGACTCCCAGTCGGAacctagccccagccctgaGCTCGATGTCTGGGAGGCCATAAGGACCTTTGAGCCTGGACGACGTCGCTGCTGGGAATGCATCGGCTG CCCCCCGGGTAAGAGGGAGGCCCCCTACCTCTCCGAGGGGGGTCGTGAGGCCTTTGACCAGCTCTACAggctgtgggagggggagatgagggtggTCAGTTCGgccaccccctctccactcctacCTCTACCCTTGGACTCACAGACCCAGCTGGTCAGTGACCTCCTGAACGTTCTGATCGGTGTGGCGTCCACTACCTTCCCTCTCAACCAG gtgtgtgtgcagtttgacGTGCGtccgggagtgtgtgtgtcgggtgcGTCTCCGGAGAGTGTGTCCCGTCTCCTGGGAGATCTAGCGCAGTATGGCACCCACTACCTGAGGCTGAGTCGCTTCTCCCTGCAGAGCGCCCACAAGAAAGGCCTGGTCTTCCAG GCCTTCACAGGCGGACTGAGGAAGTACCTGCATTACTACAGGGCCTGTGTGCTCAGCACACCGTCCACGCTCAGCCTGCTCACCTTTGGGTTCCTGTTCCGCAAAGTGGGCAGACAACTCAG GTACCTCTCAGAGCTGTGTTGTGTGGATGGAGCCTGTGGAGTTGGCCAGGCTACGTTCCCTGTG GGAGTGAAGCTGCTGTCCTGCCTGTACAACGAGGCCCAGAGCAACTGCAGTAATGAGAACTACCTGGTCCTGCTGTCCCTGCTGAAGAGCAGCTGTGAGCCCTACACACG GTTTGTGTCTGACTGGGTATACAgtggtgtgttcagagatgTGTATGGGGAGTTTATGATTCAGGTCAACGAGGACTACCTGGGCTGCAGAG acaagCACTTCTGGGTGCAGGGCTACACCCTCAtctccagggaggtggaggcctgCGTCCCCGTCTTCCTCCGACACATCGCTAACGACGTCTACGTCTGCGGCAAGACCATCAACCTGCTCAAGATCTGCTGTCCCCAG cacTACATCTGCGGGTCGGAGCTGCCCGTGCCTCGTATCTCCGTCACCTTCTCCctgcaggaagtggaggagatcGAGAGGGACTGCGCCGTGTACCGTGGACGCGTGGAGAGGATCGCCAAGCACAGCGCCatcagcagggaggagcag gcccTACGCACAGAGCAGGCACGCCAGGAGCTGATCAATCAAGTCAGAGATTCAGCAGCCAAGACCCTGGAGAGCATCCGTG GGCGACAGGTGTCCCAGCGTCTGGTGGAGGAGGCGAGGAAAAGGGAGCGCTTCGAGGAACTGAGACAGCACCTGGAGCAGGAACTAGAG tgGCACAGCGCAGCCAAGAAGAAGGAACAGGAGGACGACTACAGCTTTGCCCGGGAGCTGAGAGACCGAGAGAAGAGGCTGCAGGCTCTGGAGGAACAGCTGGAGATACGAGCCAG GAAAGAGCTGATTGCTCAGTACAGCCACCTATCGGAGGAGGctaccaggagggagaggcgggcCTTATGGAGGGTGCAGCGAATGAGACTGGACGAGAGCCGGGCCCAGTTCCTACTGCAGGACCAGCTGCACATTGAG gccctgctgaaGAGATATCCTCTGGGACAGACGAAACCTCCTCCTGAATCTCTTCTACCTGCTTCCTCCGCTCAGCAGGAGCCTGAACCAGCACTGGTGTGGAATGTTCCT GGATCTGGGCTCCCCCTGGGGACACCAAGGCCTCCCCTCAAGCCCCCCTCTGCTACTGAAGACCCTGCCCTCACCTCCCAGGACACCAAGCTCACCCAGCTCCTTCCCCGTCCCGGGGACAGCCAGCAGGTGGAGCAGGCACTGCAGGAGATTGGATCTGACCTCCCCGAAGGCCCAACCCAACCCCAACCTCAACCTCAAACCCAACCACAGTCAGATGTAGACTATGACTTCAGCACCCCCTTCAGTCCTCTGGGGGGAATGCTGGAGCCAGACCAGCCCCCAGCCGTGGCTCCTGACCAGCCCCAGAACAGGGCTCTCTGGGGGCCCATGATTCAGCCAGACATCCCACTCTCCCACCCCTCAGACTCCCACATCCCCATAGGGGAAAACATGTCAGATGTCCTGGAGCGTCTCCCCAGGCCCAGTCCCCACGGCCAGGCCTCCCAGTCCAGTTTCCCTCTGGGCCAGTATACCCCCGACGTCCCCATCGCCGCCCCCCACAAGCCTGGCCTTCATGGACACCCCTCCCAGACCTCTCTCCAGCTCGCAGACGGTACTGAGACCAAGATGATAGATAGCTGTGTCTCCTGTTTTCTACCAGCAGCAGAACAGGAATTGACAGCCGTGACTGGGACAGCGGGGAGTGTGGAGAAGGCTAGCCAGGGCCCAGGGAACAAGGCTGGGAAAGAGAGCGAACAGAGTCAGCTGGAGAACCAGACAGCTGGTGCTCTGATCTCCCCAGAAAAGAGGCACGGCAGTGGGGATCTCCGATGCCagtcccccccttccctgtcgATCCCAATCACAACCATCCCCGCTCACGTGTCCGACACTTGTACTACAGTCAGGGAGAATGCATCAGTGGCAGACTACCTCCACACGCGGTCCATCAATGTGTCACATGACCGCGTCAAGGAGGGCGAGGGCGTTCCCGAGGTGATTAACTCTCAGCCATCGCTGAACGCGCACGGCCGCCCGTCTGACGCCCGCCCGAGGGGCGGGGAGTTTTTGTCGGCGGCGACCCCCCCTCGGCCGCCCGCGAGCGTTCACGGTCAGATCTCGGACGCGCACATCCAGATCGGGGAATACGTCTCCGACGCGGTCACGGCTCGGCCGTCCGCCAACGTCCACGGTCACTCGTCCGACGGCCACATCAAAGTGGGGGAGAACGTTTCCGACATGGTGGTCGCCCACCCCGCCCCCAACGTCCACGGCCACGCCTCAGACTCCCACATCAGGGTCGGGGAAAACGTCTCAGACGTGagccccctgctgccctcccccgGCGTTCACGGCCACGCCTCAGACGCTCACGTCAAGGTCGGGGAGTTTGTGTTTGACGTGGAGACCCAGAGGCCGCGCTGGAGCGAGCACGGTCACGCCTCCGACAGTACCCTCCAAGTGGGCTGCGTGATGTCGGGTTCGGAAGTAGCTACGTCATCTTTACCTGGCAGCACATTCGGACACTCCTCAGACTCAACAttaggtgcagggtgtgtggtgTCAGGAAGCGTaccccttccctcacccctaccAGGCAGTCAATATGGCCACTCCTCAGACTCAACAttaggtgcagggtgtgtgatgTCAGGAAGCgtacccctcccctcacccctaccaGGGAGTCAATATGGCCACTCCTCAGACTCAACATTAGGTGCGGGGTGTGTGATGTCAGGAAGCGCACCCCTTCCGTCACCCCTACCAGGAAGTCAATATGGCCACTCCTCAGACTCAACAttaggtgcagggtgtgtgatgTCAGGAAGCgtacccctcccctcacccctaccaGGGAGTCAATATGGCCACTCCTCAGACTCAACAttaggtgcagggtgtgtgatgTCAGGAAGCGCACCCCTTCCGTCACCCCTACCAGGAAGTCAATATGGCCACTCCTCAGACTCCGCTCTTGGTGCAGGCTGTGTGGTGAAGGACCCTGGCAGACAGGACACTCAAG GGCCTAAAGCCTGGGCCTCGAGTGAGCAGCAGCTGCTGGATGAGGGCATCTCCTCCTGGGCAGCGAGCTTCGGCCGGCCCCATGGAGCGGGTGCTGAGCAGGACTACCTGCTATCCCTGGCGTCCCAGTACGAGGTCGAGCCATACGAGGACTGCTCCAACCTCATGA tGTTGTCCCCAGAGTGCCAGCTGCTGCAGCAGGTGACGCGGGGCCCCTGGGGGCTCCCCATGGACCCCTCCCTCCGCAGGGCCACCGACACCACGCCCGTGCAGCTCAGCGAGATGGTGTCTCTGCCCGTCCTCATGAAGCACTCCGTCACCACCCCACTCATCACACA tgtgtcCCTGGTAAACAAGGCCGTGGTGGACTACTTCTTCGTGGAGCTGGGGGTGGAGCGCCACTTTGAGGCCCTCCGGCACTTCCTGCTGATGGAGGACGGGGAGTTCGCCCAGTCTCTCAGCGACCTACTCTTTGAGAAG CTGGCCAGTGGTCAGACTCCAGGAGAGCTGCTGACCCCTCTGGTCCTCAACTCCATCCTGAGCAAGGCCCTCCAGTACAGTCTCCACGGCGACAACGCCCTGGCGCCCAACTTCACCTTCGCCCTGCGCTTCCTGCCCGAGACCTTCCACCCTCACGCCCCCGATTCACTCAACTGTCTGGAGCTTCgctacaag gtggACTGGCCGCTGAACATCATCGTCACCGACAGCTGTATGAACAAGTACAACCGCCTGTTCTCCTTCCTGCTGCAGCTCAAGCACATGGTGTGGAGCCTGCGCGACGTGTGGTTCCACCTCAAGAGAACAG ctctACTGAAGGGTGCGGGCCGCTCGGTGCAGTTCCGCCAGCTGCAGCTGTACAGACACGAGATGCAGCACTTTGTGAAGGTGATCCAGGGCTACATCGCTAACCAGATCCTGCAGGTCTCCTGGAGCGAATTCAAGACCAAGATGGCCACCGTCAACGACCTGGATGCCATCCACCGCACGCACGCAGACTACCTCAACAGAGCCATCTTCAG GGGTTTGCTGACGGAGAAGGCTGCTCCGGTCATGAACATCATCCACAGCATTTTCAGCCTCATCCTCAAGTTCCGGGCCCAGCTCATCACACAGCCCTGGGCCAgccagcagggggaggcagTGCACCCCAGCTTCATAGCCATGCAGCAGTCCTACAACACCTTCAAATACTACTCCCACTTCCTCTTCAAAG TGGTGACTAAACTGGTTAACAGGGGCTACCAGCCTCACCTAGAGGACTTCCTGCTCCGCATCAACTTCAACAACTACTACAAAgactcctga